The Lactobacillus sp. CBA3605 genome contains a region encoding:
- a CDS encoding acetate/propionate family kinase, with product MAKVLAINAGSSTLKWKLFNLPAETVIASGMVDRLGLPNSVFEIKKADGVKYSETKPKIDVHEAAAMVLTRLKSDGILAHLSEITGVGHRIVAGGEEFKDSVIITPTTLKQIKALSEYAPLHNPTQAYYIEVFQQLLPKTVQVAVFDTSLYATMPAVNYLYSIPYDYYQKFGARKYGAHGTSHRYVAHRTAELLDKPLADLKLITLHLGSGASITAFDHGKAVDTSMGFTPLAGITMSTRSGDIDASLIPYLMRHLGITDVQDFIDILNNKSGLLGISGLSPDMRDLDETKHDRPRSELALEIFANRVVKYVGSYIAEMNGIDALVFTAGVGENSFAMRSRILKQLGYFGITVDEEKNQIHGKEQVISQAGAPVTVMVVPTNEELMIVRDVARLTHRAPMPQ from the coding sequence ATGGCAAAAGTATTAGCAATTAATGCTGGTAGTTCGACTTTGAAATGGAAGTTGTTTAATTTACCAGCTGAAACGGTCATCGCTTCTGGAATGGTGGACCGGTTAGGCTTACCTAATTCAGTTTTTGAGATTAAAAAGGCGGACGGGGTGAAGTATTCAGAGACGAAACCCAAGATTGATGTTCATGAAGCCGCCGCCATGGTTTTGACGCGGTTAAAGAGTGACGGCATTCTAGCACATTTGAGTGAAATTACTGGGGTCGGTCATCGAATCGTCGCCGGTGGGGAAGAATTCAAAGATTCAGTAATTATTACCCCAACGACGTTAAAACAAATTAAGGCATTATCCGAATATGCGCCGTTACACAATCCAACGCAAGCTTATTATATTGAAGTTTTTCAGCAATTATTGCCAAAGACGGTCCAAGTGGCGGTCTTTGACACCTCACTATATGCGACGATGCCGGCAGTAAATTATCTCTATAGTATTCCTTATGACTATTATCAAAAATTTGGTGCGCGTAAATATGGCGCCCACGGAACGAGTCATCGCTACGTCGCCCATCGCACGGCGGAACTTTTAGACAAGCCGTTAGCTGACTTGAAGCTAATCACGTTGCATTTAGGTTCTGGTGCTTCGATTACGGCCTTCGATCATGGTAAGGCGGTTGATACGTCGATGGGCTTTACCCCATTGGCAGGAATAACCATGAGTACCCGTTCTGGTGATATTGACGCATCGTTGATCCCTTACTTAATGCGTCATTTAGGCATTACGGACGTGCAGGACTTTATTGATATTTTGAATAATAAATCCGGTCTACTAGGGATTTCTGGCTTATCACCAGATATGCGAGACTTAGATGAAACTAAACATGACCGGCCACGTTCCGAACTCGCCTTGGAAATTTTTGCCAACCGTGTTGTTAAATACGTGGGGAGTTATATCGCTGAAATGAATGGCATTGATGCGTTAGTCTTTACGGCTGGTGTTGGTGAAAATTCGTTTGCGATGCGGTCACGTATCTTGAAACAACTGGGTTACTTTGGGATTACGGTGGATGAAGAAAAGAATCAAATCCATGGTAAGGAGCAAGTTATCAGTCAGGCTGGTGCGCCAGTTACCGTGATGGTTGTGCCGACGAATGAAGAATTAATGATTGTCCGCGATGTCGCACGGTTGACGCATCGGGCGCCCATGCCGCAGTAA
- a CDS encoding ATP-binding cassette domain-containing protein, with product MMLATDILIHDASTTNLQHINVRVPKHQITVVTGVAGAGKSSLVLDTLAATSQRLLGGSGNYQAATDTGPVVAAIEQLPVAIVIDQKSFELNARATVGTVTEVYPGLQLLFAQLAQPAIGSAMAYSFNNATGWCPQCLGRGIEKQLEVARLIDWTKSLNGGAIQLLAFQSGGAQLAGYTASGNFDNDKVLAAYTADEWQRLLYDEGSQPDQPTTEWPQAMTYLGVIPTIKQALAAGQSLAGLAALMRTQTCSACGGMRVNDRVRNAKLNGRSLADCVDLSVTELLAFINTIHDEQIESILHKMQQSLSNLLTIGLGYLTMNRATSSLSGGEVQRIKLAQYVNSPLTDVLYILNEPSVGLHPEDLIGINRVFMQLRDQGNTVVLVDQDLDIIKNADYVIELGPGAGHAGGQVTFTGTYAELLKSTTVTSRAIQAPRQIKSESAALTDFYALTDVSRFNVHHATIRVPKGALTVVTGVAGAGKRTLMQQLFPAAYPGAVVFDRGVIHGRSRSNVLTYLGAFETVRQLFAQSSGEPMGLFSFNGAGACPVCHGKGVIDFDSAYHGTLRQPCATCHGRRYNATALAVKWHGYNIDDVLQLTAAEAITLVKPRLKVKLQALIDVKLGYIKLGQGLETFSGSELQRLKLAKSLVTKDSHPIFILDEPSAGLHAADLVDLLALLQRLVAQHKTVIVVEHNLAVISQAQWVIDMGLHAGRYGGHVLFEGPVKDLLTVPKSFTAQHLRHYLKLD from the coding sequence ATGATGCTAGCAACAGATATTTTAATTCATGATGCCAGTACGACTAATTTACAACATATTAATGTTCGGGTGCCTAAACACCAGATTACAGTGGTAACAGGGGTGGCAGGTGCTGGTAAATCATCGCTGGTGTTAGATACTTTAGCAGCGACGTCGCAGCGTTTACTAGGTGGGTCTGGGAATTACCAAGCAGCTACTGATACGGGACCAGTAGTGGCGGCGATTGAGCAGTTACCGGTCGCCATTGTGATTGATCAAAAATCATTTGAACTAAATGCCCGCGCAACGGTGGGGACTGTGACCGAGGTCTATCCAGGGTTGCAATTACTATTTGCCCAGTTAGCCCAACCAGCAATTGGGTCTGCCATGGCGTACTCATTCAATAATGCAACTGGCTGGTGCCCGCAATGTTTGGGGCGTGGGATTGAAAAACAACTTGAGGTCGCCCGGCTGATTGACTGGACCAAGTCTTTAAACGGTGGGGCCATTCAATTACTGGCTTTCCAGTCTGGCGGTGCTCAGTTAGCAGGTTACACGGCTTCAGGTAACTTTGATAATGATAAGGTATTAGCTGCATATACTGCGGATGAGTGGCAACGGTTATTATATGATGAGGGCAGTCAACCAGACCAGCCGACGACCGAGTGGCCCCAAGCAATGACTTATCTGGGTGTGATACCGACAATCAAACAAGCGTTAGCTGCGGGTCAGTCATTAGCTGGATTGGCGGCATTAATGCGCACGCAAACTTGTTCAGCTTGTGGGGGGATGCGAGTTAATGACCGGGTACGAAATGCCAAGCTGAATGGCCGGTCACTAGCTGATTGTGTGGATTTATCGGTGACAGAATTATTGGCATTTATTAATACGATTCATGATGAGCAAATTGAGTCAATTTTACATAAGATGCAACAAAGTTTGTCAAATTTACTAACGATTGGATTAGGTTATTTAACCATGAATCGGGCGACGAGTTCATTATCCGGTGGTGAAGTGCAACGAATTAAGTTGGCGCAATATGTAAACAGCCCTTTAACGGATGTGCTGTATATTTTGAATGAACCCAGTGTTGGGTTGCATCCCGAAGATTTGATTGGCATTAATCGGGTTTTCATGCAGCTACGTGATCAGGGGAACACGGTGGTTTTAGTTGACCAGGACTTAGATATTATTAAAAATGCAGATTATGTGATTGAGTTGGGTCCGGGTGCGGGTCACGCTGGCGGTCAAGTGACCTTTACGGGGACTTATGCGGAATTACTTAAAAGTACAACGGTCACGAGTCGGGCCATACAGGCACCGCGGCAGATTAAGTCCGAGTCCGCTGCGCTGACGGACTTTTATGCCTTAACAGATGTTAGTCGATTTAATGTGCATCACGCGACCATTCGGGTTCCCAAAGGCGCCTTGACAGTTGTAACTGGTGTGGCGGGCGCGGGAAAAAGGACCCTCATGCAACAATTGTTTCCAGCGGCATATCCTGGCGCAGTAGTGTTTGATCGCGGTGTCATTCATGGCCGTAGTCGGTCTAATGTACTCACTTATCTAGGCGCCTTTGAAACGGTGCGGCAACTTTTTGCGCAATCATCAGGCGAACCAATGGGCTTATTTAGCTTTAACGGTGCCGGTGCTTGTCCGGTGTGTCACGGTAAAGGGGTGATTGATTTTGATTCAGCGTATCATGGCACGCTGCGCCAACCGTGCGCAACTTGTCATGGTCGGCGTTATAATGCCACGGCATTAGCAGTCAAATGGCATGGTTATAATATTGATGATGTCTTACAATTGACAGCCGCCGAAGCCATCACGTTAGTTAAACCACGTTTAAAGGTTAAGTTACAAGCTTTAATCGATGTGAAGCTTGGTTATATTAAGCTGGGGCAAGGACTTGAGACCTTTTCAGGGAGTGAATTACAACGCCTAAAGCTGGCGAAAAGCTTAGTGACCAAAGATTCGCACCCTATCTTTATTTTAGATGAACCGAGTGCGGGGTTACATGCGGCCGATTTGGTCGATTTATTGGCGCTCTTACAGCGCTTGGTGGCCCAACACAAGACAGTCATTGTCGTGGAACATAATTTAGCAGTTATCAGCCAAGCCCAATGGGTCATTGATATGGGGTTGCATGCTGGTCGATATGGTGGGCATGTGCTGTTTGAGGGCCCGGTTAAGGACTTATTGACCGTACCGAAGTCATTTACCGCCCAACATTTACGTCACTATTTAAAGTTAGATTAA
- a CDS encoding CPBP family intramembrane glutamic endopeptidase, translated as MYSSQQQPWKQALQLLPALIFLLLPVSQNYVHLFQLDFKPIIFLYFGYILLIGITEEYVYRGVLLPLLGRALPHRPMTAIIIDSLLFGMSHVLVNSHQLALNYVIPQALYAAVCGLLLCGVYLKTRNLILPMLLHALSDVGLVVQFMTHTHTQRALTFSAQTTVISLILTSGFFIIVAAVVYWQIRHVTIEEQLLI; from the coding sequence ATGTACAGTAGTCAGCAGCAGCCATGGAAACAAGCATTACAGCTGCTGCCAGCCTTGATTTTTCTCCTCTTACCAGTTAGTCAAAATTATGTGCACTTATTTCAATTAGATTTTAAGCCCATCATTTTCCTTTATTTCGGTTATATCTTACTCATTGGCATCACCGAAGAATACGTTTATCGTGGCGTCTTATTGCCCTTACTGGGGCGGGCTTTACCTCATCGGCCGATGACTGCCATCATTATTGACAGCTTACTCTTTGGCATGAGCCATGTTTTAGTTAACAGTCATCAGTTAGCGCTTAATTACGTCATTCCGCAAGCGCTATACGCAGCTGTTTGTGGCTTATTACTTTGTGGCGTTTATCTCAAAACAAGAAATTTGATACTGCCGATGTTATTGCATGCGCTCAGTGATGTAGGCCTAGTCGTTCAATTCATGACCCACACCCATACGCAGCGTGCTTTAACCTTTTCTGCTCAGACGACCGTCATCTCATTAATCCTAACTAGTGGCTTTTTTATCATCGTTGCCGCAGTCGTTTATTGGCAAATTCGGCACGTCACCATCGAAGAACAATTACTCATTTAA
- a CDS encoding NAD(P)/FAD-dependent oxidoreductase: MATILVLGGGYAGMRALKFLQKKAPLDDDLILVDQTPTHTEKTNLHEVAAGTIAPERITYDIRTVLDKRVKFMQAVVAKIDVANQWVALVDQPTITYDYLVVALGFQSETFGVPGADDNALPMDDLTTAEAVYQHLEAKVKGYATTKNHNDLKVAVCGAGFTGIELLGELTQSLPKLRAKYQTPAIKLVCFERMPSILPMFTSKLQNYAKTFMAAHDVEMKLGASITAIKPGVVAYEDSAQQAQEFAANTIIWTVGVSGSHVINDSGFEQRRNRVTVQPDLSLTDHPEVFIVGDVAAVIDPANNRPYPTTAQIALAAGEQAAKNIGALRHNQPTTPFRYQSSGTVASLSDRDGIGEILSNNRPVQGYPASVLKKVITDRSLVESAHLSTVLKKGRFDWYH; the protein is encoded by the coding sequence ATGGCAACAATTTTAGTACTTGGTGGGGGCTATGCAGGGATGCGGGCGCTTAAATTTTTACAAAAAAAGGCGCCATTAGATGATGATTTGATCTTAGTTGATCAGACACCAACGCATACTGAAAAAACTAATCTGCATGAAGTCGCCGCGGGCACCATTGCACCGGAACGCATTACTTATGATATTCGAACCGTGCTTGATAAACGGGTTAAATTTATGCAAGCAGTTGTAGCTAAAATCGATGTTGCTAATCAATGGGTGGCGTTAGTGGATCAACCGACGATTACTTATGATTATTTAGTCGTGGCATTAGGTTTTCAGTCAGAAACATTCGGGGTTCCGGGAGCGGATGATAATGCGTTACCAATGGATGACTTGACGACGGCTGAAGCGGTTTATCAGCATTTAGAAGCTAAGGTCAAAGGGTATGCGACGACTAAAAATCATAATGATCTAAAAGTTGCCGTCTGTGGCGCTGGCTTTACGGGGATTGAGTTGTTAGGCGAGTTGACCCAATCGTTGCCAAAGTTGCGGGCTAAGTATCAGACGCCGGCAATTAAGTTAGTTTGTTTTGAGCGCATGCCCAGCATCCTGCCGATGTTCACATCGAAATTGCAAAACTATGCGAAAACGTTTATGGCAGCACATGATGTTGAGATGAAGTTAGGTGCTAGCATTACGGCAATCAAACCCGGTGTGGTGGCTTACGAAGACAGTGCCCAGCAAGCACAAGAATTCGCAGCGAATACGATTATTTGGACGGTCGGCGTGAGTGGGTCGCACGTGATTAATGATTCTGGCTTTGAGCAACGGCGAAATCGGGTGACAGTTCAGCCTGACTTATCGTTGACGGATCATCCGGAAGTGTTCATTGTTGGTGATGTTGCGGCAGTCATAGATCCTGCTAATAATCGGCCTTATCCAACTACGGCGCAGATTGCGTTAGCTGCGGGTGAACAAGCAGCTAAAAATATTGGGGCATTGCGGCATAACCAGCCGACGACGCCATTTAGGTATCAATCGAGTGGTACGGTGGCCTCTTTGAGTGATCGGGATGGGATTGGTGAGATCCTTAGTAATAATCGTCCCGTTCAAGGCTATCCAGCTTCGGTGCTCAAAAAAGTTATTACGGACCGTTCGTTAGTTGAAAGCGCACATTTGAGTACGGTTTTGAAAAAAGGCCGTTTTGACTGGTATCATTAA
- a CDS encoding ABC transporter substrate-binding protein → MKKLLSAIVGLLLICGLLALGAHQLQTSAGSNSRHVLNLYTWGDYIDPSLLTKFQKQTGYHVNVETFDSNEAMFTKIKQGGTSYDLTVPSDYMIEKMKAAKLLLPLDKKRLTGMQNYDPRFLNLAFDRHNQYSVPYFWGTLGIIYNDKTVQPGSIQHWQDLWSQKYRNKIMLIDSARDVMGMALASMHQSMNTTDPATLLAARNKLDQLSPNVKAVVADEIKMYMIQNEASVAVDWSGEAAEMLANNSHLHYVVPAEGSNLWFDNLVIPKTARHFKAIYAFLNFMSNPKNAAQNAAYIGYATPNRAAKALLPKAIRNDRQFYPDDKTIRHLQIYQDLSPAKVGLYNDRYLEFKMHH, encoded by the coding sequence ATGAAAAAACTACTGAGTGCGATTGTCGGCTTACTTCTAATTTGCGGCTTACTGGCGTTAGGTGCCCATCAGTTGCAAACCAGTGCGGGAAGCAATAGTCGCCACGTCTTGAACCTCTATACTTGGGGCGATTATATTGACCCTAGCTTGTTGACCAAGTTCCAAAAACAAACGGGCTATCACGTTAACGTTGAGACTTTTGACAGTAACGAAGCGATGTTCACTAAAATCAAGCAGGGCGGCACTAGCTATGATTTAACGGTACCCAGTGATTACATGATTGAAAAAATGAAAGCCGCCAAGTTACTCCTGCCATTAGATAAAAAACGCCTGACGGGAATGCAGAATTACGACCCGCGTTTTTTAAATTTAGCTTTTGACCGGCACAATCAGTATTCTGTGCCCTATTTTTGGGGCACCCTTGGCATTATTTATAATGACAAGACTGTTCAACCGGGTAGTATTCAGCATTGGCAAGACTTATGGTCCCAGAAATATCGCAATAAAATCATGTTGATTGACAGTGCCCGCGATGTCATGGGGATGGCCTTAGCATCCATGCATCAATCCATGAATACGACTGATCCGGCCACTTTATTAGCGGCGCGCAATAAGTTAGATCAACTATCGCCCAACGTCAAAGCTGTCGTTGCGGATGAAATCAAAATGTATATGATTCAAAATGAAGCGTCCGTGGCTGTTGACTGGTCCGGGGAAGCAGCCGAAATGCTAGCCAATAACTCCCATTTACATTACGTTGTCCCCGCTGAAGGTAGTAACCTCTGGTTTGACAATCTAGTGATTCCTAAAACGGCGCGTCATTTCAAAGCAATCTATGCCTTTTTGAACTTCATGAGCAACCCGAAAAATGCCGCACAAAATGCGGCTTATATCGGTTATGCCACACCTAATCGGGCTGCTAAAGCCTTGTTACCTAAAGCGATTCGTAACGATCGCCAATTTTATCCGGATGATAAGACCATCCGCCATCTTCAAATCTATCAAGATCTCTCACCAGCAAAAGTGGGTCTATATAACGATCGGTATTTAGAATTCAAGATGCATCATTAG
- a CDS encoding ABC transporter permease, which produces MKHLAFKWRHLYLWLIFIVLYAPIIFLVVYSFSAGTTMTNFHGFTWAHYQALFADSRLIAIFLDTLLIALLSAILATTIGTLGALGINNTTRPVTRNTLLALNNILMVSPDVIIGASFLIFFTALKIPLGFGSVLLSHVAFSIPIVVLMVLPKIQEMGTSLLDAAADLGANNWQLLSQVIVPYIMPGIFSGFFMALTYSLDDFAVTFFVTGNGFTTLSVEIYSRARQGINLEINALSGLMLLLALVLVIGYYFINQYGRRQRRLPRRRRG; this is translated from the coding sequence ATGAAGCACCTCGCTTTCAAGTGGCGGCACTTATACCTCTGGTTGATTTTTATCGTGCTATACGCGCCAATTATCTTTTTGGTTGTTTACTCCTTTAGTGCCGGCACCACCATGACAAATTTCCACGGGTTTACTTGGGCTCATTATCAAGCCTTATTCGCTGATAGTCGGCTGATTGCGATTTTTCTAGACACCTTATTAATTGCTTTGTTATCGGCTATTTTAGCAACGACCATTGGGACTTTAGGCGCTTTAGGAATCAATAATACAACACGACCGGTCACCCGCAACACCTTATTAGCGTTAAATAATATCTTGATGGTTTCCCCCGATGTCATTATTGGCGCGAGCTTTTTAATCTTTTTTACTGCTCTAAAAATTCCACTCGGTTTTGGCTCGGTTCTGCTTAGTCACGTGGCTTTTTCAATCCCCATCGTTGTGCTCATGGTCTTGCCTAAAATCCAAGAAATGGGCACCAGCTTGCTCGACGCTGCCGCTGACTTAGGTGCAAATAACTGGCAACTCTTAAGCCAAGTGATCGTCCCCTACATCATGCCCGGGATTTTTTCCGGCTTTTTCATGGCATTAACCTATTCGCTGGATGACTTTGCGGTGACTTTTTTCGTAACCGGGAACGGTTTTACGACGTTATCTGTCGAAATTTATTCCCGCGCCCGCCAAGGCATCAACCTCGAAATCAACGCCTTATCCGGACTAATGTTGCTCTTAGCGTTGGTCCTAGTCATCGGCTATTACTTTATTAACCAGTATGGGCGGCGACAACGCCGCTTACCAAGGAGGCGCCGTGGATGA
- a CDS encoding ABC transporter permease, with protein sequence MQRKQRLSRNTAYFVPYILWILLFVLAPVILLIYQSFFNIDGQFTLANYQTYFTSKTYLLMTVNSVWYAFLITLATVLISYPTAYLLNETKHAQLWLLLIIMPTWINLLLKAYAFIGIFSQNGIANQFLSFIGIGPKQLLFTNFSFIFVAAYIQIPFMVLPIYNALSELKPSYINASRDLGATNWQTFSRVIFPLTLPGVKAGIQAVFIPSLSLFMLTRLIGGNKVITLGTAIEEHFLTTMNWGLGSTIGVILIIAMVIIMWLTGGDKRHHRKGLTK encoded by the coding sequence ATGCAACGAAAACAACGCTTAAGTCGTAATACGGCTTACTTCGTGCCATATATCCTTTGGATTTTATTATTTGTATTGGCACCGGTTATCTTATTGATTTATCAATCATTTTTCAACATAGATGGTCAATTTACTTTGGCTAATTACCAAACTTACTTCACCTCTAAGACCTATCTATTAATGACGGTCAATTCGGTCTGGTATGCCTTTTTAATCACCTTGGCAACAGTCTTAATCAGTTATCCGACCGCTTATTTATTGAATGAAACGAAACATGCCCAACTCTGGTTATTGCTCATCATTATGCCAACTTGGATTAACTTACTATTAAAGGCCTACGCCTTTATTGGGATTTTTAGCCAAAATGGTATTGCCAATCAATTTTTAAGTTTCATTGGAATTGGTCCAAAACAGCTCTTATTTACGAATTTTAGCTTTATCTTTGTGGCCGCTTATATTCAGATTCCATTCATGGTTTTACCGATTTATAATGCGCTGAGTGAACTCAAGCCTTCTTATATCAATGCCAGTCGGGATTTAGGCGCCACCAATTGGCAAACCTTTAGTCGCGTGATTTTCCCACTGACCTTACCGGGTGTCAAAGCCGGGATTCAAGCGGTTTTCATTCCATCACTCTCGCTCTTCATGTTAACGCGGCTGATTGGCGGTAATAAAGTCATTACATTAGGTACGGCAATTGAAGAACACTTTCTCACCACCATGAATTGGGGACTAGGGTCAACGATTGGGGTCATCTTAATCATTGCGATGGTGATTATTATGTGGTTAACTGGCGGCGATAAGCGCCATCATCGAAAGGGGCTGACAAAATGA
- a CDS encoding ABC transporter ATP-binding protein, which translates to MAVNTQPIIRLTQVGKSYGDQPILKNINLELEAGKFYTLLGPSGCGKTTILRTIAGFTAVTSGQVYFDGQLINDLPANQRQVNTVFQDYALFPHLNVAENVGFGLKLHKVAKAEIATRVQQALALVQLADFGDREISALSGGQQQRVAIARALVMQPKVLLLDEPLSALDAKLRKAMQYELRALQQRLGITFLFVTHDQEEALAMSDEIFVMNDGQILQGGSPVDIYDEPINHFVANFIGESNIIPGQMVKDFEVTFVGKSFECADAGMRPNEAVEVVLRPEDLDIVSADQGKLVVTVNSQLFRGNYFEIVATDSDGNEWLVHSTNPATEGAPIGLTFDPQDIHVMRLHESEAAFDARLERYDAD; encoded by the coding sequence TTGGCGGTTAACACACAACCGATAATTCGGTTAACTCAGGTTGGTAAAAGCTATGGCGACCAACCCATTCTTAAAAACATTAATTTAGAACTTGAGGCCGGTAAATTTTACACTTTGCTGGGGCCCTCCGGTTGTGGTAAAACCACCATCTTACGGACCATTGCTGGCTTTACAGCGGTCACTAGTGGTCAAGTTTATTTTGATGGTCAGCTTATCAATGACTTACCTGCTAATCAGCGTCAAGTCAATACGGTCTTTCAAGACTATGCACTATTCCCACATTTAAATGTCGCTGAAAACGTGGGCTTCGGCTTAAAATTACATAAAGTCGCTAAAGCTGAAATTGCCACTCGGGTCCAACAAGCCCTGGCACTAGTCCAACTGGCTGATTTTGGTGACCGTGAAATTAGTGCCCTATCTGGTGGTCAACAACAACGAGTCGCAATTGCCCGGGCACTGGTGATGCAGCCAAAAGTGCTCTTACTCGATGAACCCTTATCAGCGTTAGACGCTAAACTCCGTAAAGCCATGCAATATGAGCTCCGCGCCTTACAACAACGCTTAGGGATTACCTTTCTCTTTGTCACTCATGACCAAGAAGAAGCGCTCGCTATGAGTGACGAGATTTTCGTCATGAATGACGGTCAGATTTTGCAAGGCGGTTCTCCTGTCGACATTTATGATGAACCCATTAATCATTTTGTAGCGAACTTCATTGGTGAAAGTAACATTATTCCCGGTCAGATGGTCAAAGACTTCGAAGTAACCTTTGTTGGTAAATCTTTCGAATGTGCAGATGCTGGGATGCGCCCCAACGAAGCCGTGGAAGTCGTTTTACGGCCGGAAGACTTAGACATTGTCAGTGCCGACCAAGGCAAGCTCGTGGTAACCGTTAATTCACAGCTGTTCCGTGGCAATTACTTTGAAATCGTCGCGACCGATAGTGATGGTAACGAGTGGCTGGTGCACTCCACCAATCCGGCAACTGAAGGCGCCCCCATCGGGTTAACCTTTGACCCCCAAGATATCCATGTCATGCGTTTACACGAATCCGAAGCCGCTTTTGACGCGCGCTTGGAACGTTATGATGCGGATTAG
- a CDS encoding ASCH domain-containing protein, giving the protein MPAQSAAQLWKDFSETTTTSGVSYQTRWFGDQKKPAEVQALTDAILAGIKTATTTPLDAYTAEQVAIPQVGDYNVLLDGDMKPVAILKTVVSELIPFYRISAEHAYHEADGDRSIGNWRELKTQAFTPDLEAHGHVLNADTPMVSEVFELVYRAD; this is encoded by the coding sequence ATGCCAGCACAATCAGCAGCACAACTATGGAAAGACTTTAGTGAAACCACTACTACCAGCGGCGTTTCGTATCAGACACGCTGGTTCGGTGATCAAAAAAAGCCAGCTGAAGTTCAAGCATTAACCGATGCGATTTTAGCTGGTATCAAAACAGCCACAACGACTCCACTAGATGCCTACACGGCTGAACAAGTGGCCATCCCGCAAGTTGGTGATTACAACGTCCTTTTAGATGGCGATATGAAACCCGTCGCCATTCTTAAAACGGTTGTTTCAGAATTAATCCCCTTCTATCGCATCTCCGCTGAACATGCCTATCATGAAGCAGATGGTGATCGTTCTATTGGAAATTGGCGGGAACTAAAAACCCAAGCTTTTACACCTGACTTGGAAGCCCATGGACACGTTTTAAATGCAGATACGCCCATGGTCAGTGAAGTCTTTGAACTCGTCTACCGCGCCGACTAA
- a CDS encoding GNAT family N-acetyltransferase, producing MEITPVRSTDLPQILAIEAAGFTAAEQGTALAYRERMTKLATTFLVAREANTVLGFIVGPAVTARYIEDHMYTVTPANLAQGGHQLVFTLAVAPTAQHQNIGSQLLTALATVAQQAGRTSMALTCLARLIPFYEKNGFKNQGVAASTHAGETWYNLEKTWE from the coding sequence ATGGAAATTACGCCAGTAAGGTCAACTGACTTACCACAAATTTTAGCGATTGAAGCAGCCGGTTTTACGGCCGCCGAACAAGGGACGGCCCTAGCTTATCGCGAACGGATGACTAAGTTAGCGACCACGTTCTTAGTGGCTCGCGAGGCTAATACAGTTTTAGGGTTTATTGTTGGCCCCGCCGTGACGGCCCGATATATTGAAGATCACATGTACACGGTGACGCCGGCTAACTTAGCACAGGGTGGTCATCAATTGGTATTTACTTTGGCTGTGGCCCCGACTGCTCAGCATCAAAATATCGGCAGTCAACTGTTGACAGCATTAGCTACGGTGGCCCAACAAGCAGGGCGCACGAGTATGGCACTGACTTGTCTGGCCCGGTTGATTCCTTTTTATGAGAAGAACGGCTTTAAAAACCAAGGGGTCGCAGCATCGACACATGCCGGCGAGACTTGGTATAACTTAGAAAAAACATGGGAGTAA
- a CDS encoding GNAT family N-acetyltransferase, producing the protein MKLSTLQTQLPNFTVKLLTLADQQALLELEQSNPQYHQYFSPTDLTLAEVQNDLTARPDGVAAEQKQVFGFYLAHHLVAVLDVLTQYPKQDFLFIGLLMVGQAYQRRSVGSVIATGLMQAALQSNIHCLQLSRVTDDTVTATFWKKLGFEDGDQLFLPLTHDGRLAVTTMTRLLA; encoded by the coding sequence ATGAAATTATCAACTTTACAAACGCAATTGCCTAACTTTACAGTTAAATTATTAACGTTGGCGGATCAACAAGCTTTATTGGAACTCGAACAAAGCAATCCCCAATATCATCAGTATTTTTCACCAACTGATTTAACATTAGCCGAAGTCCAAAATGATTTGACAGCCCGTCCAGATGGCGTAGCAGCGGAACAAAAACAAGTTTTTGGGTTTTATTTGGCGCATCATTTGGTGGCAGTTTTAGACGTGTTAACCCAATATCCGAAACAAGATTTCTTGTTCATTGGGTTATTGATGGTTGGTCAAGCCTACCAGCGGCGCTCAGTGGGCAGTGTGATTGCCACGGGGCTAATGCAAGCAGCTCTCCAAAGTAATATCCATTGCTTGCAGCTATCACGAGTGACAGATGATACTGTAACTGCGACTTTTTGGAAAAAGTTGGGCTTTGAAGATGGCGATCAGTTATTCTTGCCATTGACCCATGATGGTCGGTTAGCAGTAACGACAATGACGCGACTATTAGCTTAA